A window from Citrus sinensis cultivar Valencia sweet orange chromosome 5, DVS_A1.0, whole genome shotgun sequence encodes these proteins:
- the LOC127902262 gene encoding zinc finger BED domain-containing protein RICESLEEPER 2-like: MKAVCNHCGKGFAGQQSSGTSHLLNHIDRCPKWIQESALAPASSPSQASKVYKKKDAETSTISAFDSTAFDKALARQKIARMIIMHELPLRFVEYEGFRDLMSFVQPLLGKICRNTVKREVFKLFDFEKAKTMALLEDITSKVSITTDMWTSSHQKKGYMVVTVHFIDNSWTLRNRILRFIYVPSPHTAEALFNELAKCLLDWNVDRRLSTIIIDNCSTNDAMILLLLAKFPPGSFLLNGKLLHVRCCAHILNLIVKDGLDAIGDGIEKVRNSVNYWTSSPKRIELFEDTANRQLKLNCSKSLVLDCKTRWNSTYLMLEVALIYKDVFTRLKHRDNQYKHLPTEVEWELARVIQNGSSGLFLSSDLW; the protein is encoded by the exons ATGAAGGCAGTGTGTAATCATTGTGGCAAAGGTTTTGCTGGACAGCAATCAAGTGGAACTTCACATTTGTTAAACCATATTGATAGGTGTCCCAAATGGATACAAGAATCAGCTCTAGCTCCAGCTTCTAGCCCTAGTCAAGCATCTAAGGtctacaagaaaaaagatgCTGAAActtcaacaatttcagcatTTGATTCCACTGCATTTGATAAAGCACTTGCTAGACAGAAAATAGCAAGAATGATAATCATGCATGAGCTTCCTTTGAGATTTGTTGAGTATGAAGGGTTTAGGGATTTGATGAGTTTTGTTCAGCCTTTGCTTGGTAAAATTTGTAGGAACACTGTGAAAAGAGAAGTTTTTAAGctgtttgattttgaaaaggcTAAGACAATGGCTTTGTTGGAGGATATTACTAGTAAAGTTTCCATTACTACGGATATGTGGACATCTAGCCATCAAAAAAAGGGATATATGGTCGTGACAGTGCATTTTATTGACAATTCGTGGACTCTACGAAATCGAATCTTAAG ATTTATATATGTGCCTTCTCCACATACTGCTGAAGCACTTTTTAATGAGTTGGCTAAGTGTCTGTTGGATTGGAATGTAGATCGAAGGTTATCtacaataataattgataattgttctACTAATGATGCTATGATTCTGCTTTTGTTGGCTAAGTTTCCTCCTGGTTCATTCttattaaatggaaaattattgCATGTGAGATGTTGTgctcacattttaaatttaattgttaaggATGGGTTAGATGCGATAGGAGATGGGattgaaaaagttagaaaCAGTGTTAATTACTGGACATCATCACCTAAAAGGATAGAGCTGTTTGAGGATACGGCTAATCGCCAATTGAAGTTAAATTGTTCTAAGAGTTTAGTGCTTGATTGTAAAACTAGGTGGAATTCGACATATTTAATGCTTGAAGTTGCTTTGATTTATAAAGATGTTTTTACTCGTTTGAAGCATCGTGATAACCAGTATAAGCACTTGCCTACTGAAGTAGAGTGGGAGTTGGCGAGAGTA ATACAAAATGGTTCTAGTGGATTATTTCTTTCCTCAGATTTATGGTAG